The Palleronia sp. THAF1 genome contains the following window.
CGCGTAGGGCTTCGTTGCGGGCGGCCGCCCCGGGGCTGTCGGGCTTCCAGGGCTTGCCATTCCTCCGAGGCGGAATGATCGCAGCAGCGCCACGAGCAGCGATGGCATCGTGGCACTTGCGGGTGTCGAAGGCTCCGTCAGCGGTGACGCTGGCGATCTCCTGATCAGGCGGTATCTGGTCGAGTAGCTCGGGCAGCATGGGCGCATCGCCCACAACGCTTGTGGTGAACTCGGCGGCGCGGATTTCCAGTGTTTGCTCGTCAATACCGATGTGGATCTTGCGCCAGACCCGACGCTTCGTGCCACCGTGCTTGCGTGCATTCCACTCCCCTTCGCCCTCGACCTTGATCCCGGTGCTGTCGATCAAGAGGTGCAGCGGCCCTTGTGAGCCACGATAGGGTATGTTGACCTTCAGGGACCTCTGGCGCCGCGACAGCGTGCTGAAGTTGGGCACCGCCCAGTTAAGGTCGATCAGCCGCAGGAGGCTTTCGACGAACCCTGTCGTTTGCCGCAGCGCCATGCCGAACAGCACCTTCATGGTCAGGCAGGTCTGGATCGCGGCATCGCTATAGTCAGGCTGTCGACCGCGTTTGCCGGTCGGCGCAGCCTCCCAGATCATGGCTGGATCGAACCAGATCGTCAGCGAGCCGCGGCGCTTGAGCGCTGCGTTATAGGAAGGCCAGTTCTTGGTCTTGTAGGCGGGGGGTGTGGGTCTGCTCATGCCCTCGGGCTACCACGCTGGATTCACAAGATGAATCCCTCACCGGATTTGTGCAACAGAGCCCCTTCCCGACAATCGCGGATTCCTCCGCCTCACGGAAATCGTTACTTTTTTCCACCTCTGGGGAGTCGATTGCCGCGATGCACGGCAGATCAGTTAATGAGGGGC
Protein-coding sequences here:
- a CDS encoding IS5 family transposase, encoding MSRPTPPAYKTKNWPSYNAALKRRGSLTIWFDPAMIWEAAPTGKRGRQPDYSDAAIQTCLTMKVLFGMALRQTTGFVESLLRLIDLNWAVPNFSTLSRRQRSLKVNIPYRGSQGPLHLLIDSTGIKVEGEGEWNARKHGGTKRRVWRKIHIGIDEQTLEIRAAEFTTSVVGDAPMLPELLDQIPPDQEIASVTADGAFDTRKCHDAIAARGAAAIIPPRRNGKPWKPDSPGAAARNEALRASKRFGRTIWRRWSGYHRRSRVETKMHCVKLLGQRLMARDFDRQVAEFQVRVAVLNGFTALGIPVTEAVE